From Quercus robur chromosome 8, dhQueRobu3.1, whole genome shotgun sequence:
tcttcttcttctgcagAGCACGAAGAGAATGATAGCGAAAATAACAGCTATGAACATTCCACTGGCCAATCCCACTATCAAACCAACTTTCATCTTAGAACTTTTTTTCAAATCAGACTCCAAGACAAGGCTGCCCTTGGAATTGCTTATTTTCATGATCTCCAGGCCATTAAGAATGGCATTTGGATAAGAATTACCAATATCAGAAGGGCCAACACTGACATTCAGCTTAAGGCTATCGCTTGACCTTGTGATGACATCCCTATAATAAGGCACACCCAAGCCTGATTGACTGCTAAGATCAAAATTTCTAACAACAAGCATTGAGTTGATATAAACGTTGAAGCTTATACTAGATGAAGACATACTCCCAATGTCACAAAAGTGAAACCGGACCAAATACTCAAAGCCAGGATCAACATCAAAACGCCATGTCACATTTGCTTTGGTATTAGGATCAGATTCTGAGTCCAACTGAGTGGCAGTGCCATAGACAGAAGAGGGAGCGATATTATCTGTTACCCAGTCTGTCGTGAAATTGACAGCTGTAGTGTTTGACACAAACTTTGCAAGATTATTGTGAATCAGATACGTATCATCAGAGACCCAAAGACGCCATAGGGTATCATCTTGGGGATACACACTTTTGTTACCCATATCTACCCTTTCAACTGTCTCTAATGCCTTATTCGACAAACTGTAATTGTTGTCTGTTACAATTGCTTGCGCACTCTTAGGAATGAGCTCATCAGGAAGCGAAAAAACTTCCAAGGCATTTATGAAGGCGAAGGAATTGGAACTAGGGGTAAAAGTAAGAGTCAGATTGCTTTGAGTTATGTTCAAAGAGTATTCCTTTACCTGAGGACCACTTTCTATTTGGAATTCTTTGAGAAGGGTGATATTTTGAGCTGATACTGAGAATTTTGCTGTGCTCAGATTGTAGTTTTGATAAATGAAAGGGAAGAAATATAGGCGAATCCAATGCCTCCCATGTTTCTTAATTGGAAATTTGTAACTAGAGGGTCCATCTAGTATTCTTGCAGTTTGGAACAGAGTTGAATTATAAGGAGATGAAGTAATTTCCAGGGTTGTGTTTGCAAGAATCTTTTGTGGGGTTGAAAGAATACTGGAATCAGAGTTATCACCCACAAATATGCGATCACCCACCGATTCATTGGTGCGGGATCCACAGTCTATCAAATAATTGTCCATAGGAACAAACCCATATGAAACACATATCAAACACAAAATAGATGAAACCCACATGAGCAAGTCAAAATTTTTAGTACTCATTCTTAGTTAAACAACACACtcaactgagagagagagagagagagatacagaGTGGGGTAGGATCTTGAAGCAAAGCGGATTGAAATAGAAGTAGCAAAGCTGAGATGATAATGGAAAGTTGCTACAAAAGTTGCAGAACTAGAGGTGTGAGAATACTAGGATATTACAAAAATCTTCACCACTAATGTATCAGTGACACAGTACACAAAATCAAGAACATATATGAATGAATAGACAAAAGGGGTCAAGGTTAAAGATCACCTGGAAATGGATGAAGAGGAAAATCCAGGTTCTTTTATCAAAAACCCAAGATGAAAGGAACATCTGAACTAGAAAGATCTCACTGCAATGAGCTCCCAAACTTGTTCAAACTAGTAGTTAAAAAACAATCAACAGGTACACCATGGGTTTATTTGTACAACAATATAAAATGTAACGTACCAAACGTTAATAGACCACCACTGACAAAATTCACAATGACCGTACAATACAAGtgttcaactttttttttggttttgacgAATTCATGAAAACAAGTGTAAAGTTACAAGAATGTAAAATCATAGAGGAGGACGAGGATAAGGAAGTCAAAAGCTTTTGATTTTCTGCCAGGTATTTATGTTAATAAAGTCGAGGACAGCTTTATCTATCTATGGATGGGTCATGAGTCATGACCTTTCTACGTGTGGCCTCTATAAGAGTTGTTAAAGATTAGGTTCCAagattttcttttgcttttgtttttttttccttttcaataatAGCAAGGACATAACTCTTTTTACAATATGTTTCACAAAAATTGTGAATGTGCAAGTGTGCAACATCGGCTACTTCAACAATAATGCATGGTGCATTGAGCTTGAAAGGTACTAGTCTCAATCTATCATGTTCAAGGTTTTTGGACTATTTCATCgacaacaacaataattttttatttaaaaaaaattataaaaacaatatggtatcctaaacttttatttttattttatattgttataATTTAGCACCGAAATATTCCTATCAGAATTCAGAAGTATTGGATGATTctacatgtcatttttttttctaagttatTGTGTCTGAAAATCAAAACCTATATCCGCCAAATTTAGTCTAAGTTCACTCATGACCCATAAAATAATGGGTCATGCCTAAGTTTATCTTGTCAAATTATCTGTACGCAAAGTGTTTGCGGAAATGCCTGACCTAGAAATTCAATGCACTTAATTAGCTTATGGTCAATGTTATCAAGTTATAATCACATTTGGCCACCATTTATCCACTTTCTAAAAAGAATTCAGAAGTATTACACGAACcttctcactctcttttttttatataaaaaattatggtgCATTGATCTTGAGAGATACTAGTCTCAATCTATATCATGTATAAGGTTTTTGGACCGTTTCATGGAcagaaaacttaattttttattaaaaaaatgataccctaaacttatttattttatattgttatactTTAGATTTGAAATATTCATATTCAGAAGTATTACACGAACCTTCTCACTCTCTTTCTATATACAAACAAAAGATCAATCAAAGGGACAAGGCAGCGTTATGCTgatctctctgttttttttctcGATAATAATGGCAGAAACTATTATGCCCTTTCAGTCGTGTCAGGTGGGGAAAACGCGTTTTCCCCACAACCACTCAACACTGTGTGCTAATGATGGATAGTGATAGTGAGTAGCAATTCTCCTATTAACATTTAACACATGGTTTGTAATACACTAACCTGtaaatttgttaataaaaagtGATTTAATCACTCGTGTCTAAGTTTTGTCAAAATGTCCGAACGTATTAGACTTTTTGTAGCGAGTAGCATGGACCAATGAAATTGAAtgatgtgggaaaaaaaaatattatagttaTGTGAGACGCACATATCAATGAAATATTGGTCTTAGACGTCCGGCGGTAGGAGAGACCTTTTCAACAATAAAGCCAAGAGTGGGTTGCTAGGCCTCCGGGCTAGTGCTTAGGGGCATATAGTGGGTATAGTACTGGTGGCTGTCCCCTGGTCTAATCCAAGTGGGCTCAATTGCCAATTCTGAAAACTGGAATGTTCTTTACAGCCACTACTAGGAATATTGAGATCAAGggatattatattatattgggtgtaattataattattactaattttatCAGTCGTtatattaaaaagttttatataaataaaatagttaaaaCTTTTTGTATCTATCCAATGGCTAATGTGAAAATGTCAAAATAAGAGggtaattaaataataaacctTTTGTATCGACCATTAGATATAACTAGTATGTAACTCGTGTTTAtgcacaagaatgatgaattgTAATGATGTTATTGATATTAGTTTGAGTTatcaaatatatagaaaattagATAGATTAGGACATTTAAAGGTActaatatgatttttctttacaattttaatgatattgatTATGTCAAGTTTCTTATTACACTactattatgtatataattttaaaaatcactATTAGAaactacatatacaatatcaattcactATCACTATCCATGAAAtttctactaaatacaacataaaataaaagaataaattggttCAATAATATTCCTTAAATTGAATGAGGATAGGTACATGGGATTATTTAACACAATTATAGTTTATTATGTTCAAAATCTTCACATGCATAATATCTAAAtaggaaaaaatatattcattaatttataaaaaacaaaataatagcaaaaatataaataattaaatttgtatGAAAAGCTAACAAAGGAAAAGTCtaattttgattctaaaaaaaaaaaatagatgggacacgt
This genomic window contains:
- the LOC126697375 gene encoding receptor-like protein kinase HERK 1, with translation MSTKNFDLLMWVSSILCLICVSYGFVPMDNYLIDCGSRTNESVGDRIFVGDNSDSSILSTPQKILANTTLEITSSPYNSTLFQTARILDGPSSYKFPIKKHGRHWIRLYFFPFIYQNYNLSTAKFSVSAQNITLLKEFQIESGPQVKEYSLNITQSNLTLTFTPSSNSFAFINALEVFSLPDELIPKSAQAIVTDNNYSLSNKALETVERVDMGNKSVYPQDDTLWRLWVSDDTYLIHNNLAKFVSNTTAVNFTTDWVTDNIAPSSVYGTATQLDSESDPNTKANVTWRFDVDPGFEYLVRFHFCDIGSMSSSSISFNVYINSMLVVRNFDLSSQSGLGVPYYRDVITRSSDSLKLNVSVGPSDIGNSYPNAILNGLEIMKISNSKGSLVLESDLKKSSKMKVGLIVGLASGMFIAVIFAIILFVLCRRRRRRYAHVSHSKAVENFAPNEMENNSPNRAAIFSSSKFGYRFPFLAIQEATDNFSESLVIGVGGFGKVYKGMLRDETKVAVKRGFSHSQQGFAEFQTEIEMLSQFRHRHLVSLIGYCDEQNEMIIIYEYMENGTLKNHLYGSDLPSLSWQQRLEICIGSARGLHYLHTGSAKAIIHRDVKSANILLDENFMAKVADFGLSKTGPEIDKTHVTTAVKGSFGYLDPEYLTRQQLTEKSDVYSFGVVMLEVLCGRPVIDPSLPREKVNLVDWASKSLKREQLEEVVDPRLAGQIKPDSLMKFGEIAEKCLAECGVDRPSMGDVLWNLECALQLQGNERRSSCAGDLSSQVSHVNHLEISVSTAQFSVGDIAGISMSKVFAQMVKEDTR